A region of Vigna radiata var. radiata cultivar VC1973A chromosome 10, Vradiata_ver6, whole genome shotgun sequence DNA encodes the following proteins:
- the LOC106775152 gene encoding protein DMR6-LIKE OXYGENASE 1: MASAVSIPSSSQPEPPMVHASNIFSIKELAESKGDSSLIPSTYHSISQLHHDDDDDDAEYLASSIPVIDFSHLTSHHPQTHTKAVQLLGKACAEWGVFMLTNHGIPEKLVEKLMEKSGEFHDLPIEEKKEFGDNKSPLEPIRHGTSFCPQVEKVHYWRDYLKANTFPQFNFPHKPPGYRDVAYEYSQKIRGLARKLLEGISESLGLASNSIIESTEFDSGHQVFVVNMYPPCPQPQLALGLPPHSDIGLLTLLTQNGVGGLQVKHHGKWVNVNPLSNSITVILADQLEVLSNGRYEGVLHRAILNNEETRISVVLVNGPALDKEIGPLAELLEKEKPLFKSMKYQDYFQFQQRTRLDDKNTLYEIRLN, encoded by the exons ATGGCCTCTGCTGTTTCCATTCCCTCATCATCACAACCAGAACCACCAATGGTTCATGCATCTAATATTTTTAGCATCAAAGAATTAGCAGAATCAAAAGGAGATTCTTCTCTCATCCCTTCCACCTACCACTCCATCTCACAACTCCaccatgatgatgatgatgatgatgcagaATACCTTGCATCTTCCATCCCAGTCATTGATTTTTCTCACCTCACTTCGCACCACCCTCAGACTCACACCAAAGCGGTGCAGCTACTCGGCAAGGCCTGTGCTGAGTGGGGTGTCTTCATG CTCACAAATCATGGAATTCCTGAGAAGCTGGTGGAGAAGTTGATGGAAAAATCTGGCGAGTTTCATGATTTGCCGATAGAGGAAAAGAAGGAGTTTGGTGACAACAAGAGCCCTCTTGAACCCATTAGACATGGCACAAGCTTTTGTCCTCAAGTAGAGAAGGTTCATTATTGGAGAGATTATCTCAAGGCCAACACATTTCCTCAATTCAACTTCCCCCACAAACCACCGGGTTACAG GGACGTTGCTTATGAGTATAGCCAGAAAATCAGAGGATTGGCTAGGAAGTTGCTAGAAGGAATATCAGAGAGTTTGGGATTAGCATCCAATTCTATTATTGAGTCCACTGAGTTTGACTCTGGCCATCAAGTCTTCGTTGTTAACATGTATCCACCATGTCCACAACCACAGCTTGCTCTAGGGTTGCCTCCACATTCCGACATTGGCTTATTGACCTTGCTCACGCAGAATGGAGTTGGAGGGCTTCAGGTTAAGCACCATGGCAAATGGGTCAACGTTAATCCCCTTTCTAACTCCATAACTGTCATACTTGCAGATCAACTCGAG GTTTTGAGTAACGGGAGGTACGAGGGCGTGTTGCACCGAGCAATCCTGAACAACGAAGAGACTAGGATTAGTGTTGTGTTGGTGAATGGACCTGCTCTAGATAAGGAAATTGGGCCTCTGGCGGAGCTATTGGAGAAGGAAAAGCCATTGTTCAAAAGCATGAAATACCAGGATTACTTCCAATTTCAACAGAGGACACGGCTAGATGATAAAAATACATTGTACGAGATTCGACTAAATTAA